Proteins found in one Hyalangium gracile genomic segment:
- a CDS encoding tetratricopeptide repeat protein: protein MPSPANPLLEAEEKLDAGDYAGARDAYREALLREPPTTTELSLLSTAEDWECVEYRHALCEKHPNSRDARKALAHAYLRIGRPQQAVAIFNTLIEEEGPPRHRIPLLIARFRAAVSAGKHHLATSDFVEIWLAGKTIRPARRFRPGLLNHIHQAPNSAVERILDGIAPQLPKEIHLMKYIRIKKRELAALAAASGLQG, encoded by the coding sequence ATGCCCTCCCCAGCAAACCCACTCCTGGAAGCCGAAGAAAAGCTTGATGCAGGTGATTACGCCGGAGCTCGAGACGCCTACCGGGAGGCGCTCTTGAGAGAGCCTCCCACCACGACTGAACTGAGCCTTCTGAGCACTGCGGAGGACTGGGAATGCGTGGAGTATAGACATGCGCTTTGCGAGAAACACCCGAACTCCCGGGACGCAAGAAAAGCACTGGCTCATGCGTATTTACGCATAGGCCGGCCCCAGCAAGCCGTAGCAATCTTCAACACCTTGATTGAGGAAGAGGGCCCACCCCGTCACCGCATTCCTCTGCTGATTGCTCGATTCCGTGCAGCAGTGTCCGCCGGGAAGCACCATCTCGCAACAAGCGACTTCGTGGAAATCTGGCTCGCAGGAAAGACGATCCGGCCAGCAAGGCGTTTTCGCCCAGGCTTATTGAACCACATCCATCAGGCGCCGAATTCGGCGGTGGAGAGAATCCTAGACGGCATTGCACCACAACTACCCAAAGAGATCCATCTCATGAAATACATAAGAATCAAGAAGCGCGAACTCGCGGCTCTCGCAGCGGCAAGTGGACTTCAAGGATGA